The Trichosurus vulpecula isolate mTriVul1 chromosome 4, mTriVul1.pri, whole genome shotgun sequence genome contains a region encoding:
- the PRKAR1A gene encoding cAMP-dependent protein kinase type I-alpha regulatory subunit, with translation MATSSASSEEERSLRECELYVQKHNIQALLKDSIVQLCTVRPERPMAFLREYFERLEKEETKQLQTLQKASAHSESREEEISPPPPNPVVKGRRRRGAISAEVYTEEDAASYVRKVIPKDYKTMAALAKAIEKNVLFSHLDDNERSDIFDAMFPASFIAGETVIQQGDEGDNFYVIDQGEMDVYVNNEWATSVGEGGSFGELALIYGTPRAATVKAKTNVKLWGIDRDSYRRILMGSTLRKRKMYEEFLSKVSILESLDKWERLTVADALEPVQFEDGQKIVVQGEPGDEFFIILEGSAAVLQRRSENEEFVEVGRLGPSDYFGEIALLMNRPRAATVVARGPLKCVKLDRPRFERVLGPCSDILKRNIQQYNSFVSLSV, from the exons ATGGCAACCAGCAGCGCCAGCAGCGAGGAGGAGCGGAGCCTCCGGGAGTGTGAGCTCTATGTCCAGAAGCATAATATCCAGGCACTCCTCAAGGATTCCATTGTACAGCTCTGTACTGTTCGGCCTGAGAGACCCATGGCATTCCTTAGGGAATACTTTGAGAGACTGGAgaag gagGAAACAAAACAGCTTCAGACTCTGCAGAAAGCAAGTGCCCATTCTGAATCAAGGGAAGAAGAAAtttctcctccacctcccaaTCCAGTGGTTAAGGGTCGGAGGCGAAGAGGGGCTATCAGTGCAGAAGTGTACACTGAGGAAGATGCTGCATCATATGTTAGAAAG gttATTCCGAAAGATTACAAGACTATGGCTGCTTTAGCTAAAGCCATTGAGAAGAATGTCTTGTTCTCACATCTGGATGACAATGAGAGAAG TGATATTTTTGATGCCATGTTCCCAGCCTCCTTTATTGCTGGAGAGACTGTAATTCAACAAG GTGATGAAGGAGATAACTTCTATGTGATTGATCAAGGAGAGATGGAT GTCTATGTCAACAATGAATGGGCAACCAGTGTTGGAGAAGGAGGGAGCTTTGGAGAACTTGCCTTGATTTATGGAACTCCTAGAGCAGCAACTGTCAAagcaaagacaaatgtgaaattATGGGGCATTGACCGAGACAGCTATAGGAGAATCCTTATG ggAAGCACATTGAGAAAGCGGAAGATGTATGAAGAATTCCTCAGCAAAGTTTCTATTTTAG AGTCGCTGGACAAATGGGAGCGTCTCACAGTGGCTGATGCATTGGAACCCGTTCAGTTTGAAGATGGGCAGAAGATTGTAGTGCAAGGAGAACCTGGAGATGAGTTCTTCATTATCTTAGAG GGTTCTGCTGCTGTGCTTCAGCGTAGGTCGGAGAATGAAGAATTTGTTGAAGTAGGAAGATTGGGGCCCTCTGATTACTTTG gTGAAATCGCACTTTTGATGAATCGTCCACGAGCTGCCACAGTGGTTGCTCGTGGCCCCTTGAAATGCGTTAAACTGGACCGACCTCGATTTGAACGTGTTCTCGGTCCTTGCTCAGACATCCTCAAACGCAACATCCAGCAGTACAACAGCTTTGTATCACTGTCTGTCTGA